In a single window of the Rhinolophus ferrumequinum isolate MPI-CBG mRhiFer1 chromosome 21, mRhiFer1_v1.p, whole genome shotgun sequence genome:
- the TAC4 gene encoding tachykinin-4 isoform X3 gives MTTPKGSQHRAPTMLLCLTLLLLTGLSACTVAGDKEQALGTEAGSWVTVTLEKGVIPSVQLQLQEVKKGKVSQFFGLMGKQVGGIPPIQPERKMGREDEDHESE, from the exons ATGACGACTCCCAAAGGGTCCCAGCATAGAGCGCCCACCATGCTGCTCTGCCTCACCCTGCTTCTCCTGACAGGGCTGTCTGCATGCACTGTGGCAGGTGACAAGGAACAGGCACTCGGCACTGAAGCAGGGTCTTGGGTAACCGTGACCCTGGAG AAAGGTGTCATCCCCAGCGTTCAGCTCCAGCTTCAGGAGGTGAAGAAGGGCAAAGTGAGCCAGTTCTTTGGGCTGATGGGGAAGCAGGTAGGAG GAATACCTCCTATCCAGCCAGAGAGAAAAATGG GCAGAGAGGATGAGGACCACGAGTCAGAGTGA
- the TAC4 gene encoding tachykinin-4 isoform X2 codes for MTTPKGSQHRAPTMLLCLTLLLLTGLSACTVAGDKEQALGTEAGSWVTVTLEKGVIPSVQLQLQEVKKGKVSQFFGLMGKQVGGIPPIQPERKMERMRTTSQSESPHRTLPRG; via the exons ATGACGACTCCCAAAGGGTCCCAGCATAGAGCGCCCACCATGCTGCTCTGCCTCACCCTGCTTCTCCTGACAGGGCTGTCTGCATGCACTGTGGCAGGTGACAAGGAACAGGCACTCGGCACTGAAGCAGGGTCTTGGGTAACCGTGACCCTGGAG AAAGGTGTCATCCCCAGCGTTCAGCTCCAGCTTCAGGAGGTGAAGAAGGGCAAAGTGAGCCAGTTCTTTGGGCTGATGGGGAAGCAGGTAGGAG GAATACCTCCTATCCAGCCAGAGAGAAAAATGG AGAGGATGAGGACCACGAGTCAGAGTGAGAGTCCCCACCGCACACTTCCCAGAGGATGA
- the TAC4 gene encoding tachykinin-4 isoform X1: MTTPKGSQHRAPTMLLCLTLLLLTGLSACTVAGDKEQALGTEAGSWVTVTLEKGVIPSVQLQLQEVKKGKVSQFFGLMGKQVGGIPPIQPERKMGKCYPNIPLGMLPGEGRVVLAMKSGRCGELWPGTNTPGWHCSGWSGHTLGFLVASLEEWSMYV; encoded by the exons ATGACGACTCCCAAAGGGTCCCAGCATAGAGCGCCCACCATGCTGCTCTGCCTCACCCTGCTTCTCCTGACAGGGCTGTCTGCATGCACTGTGGCAGGTGACAAGGAACAGGCACTCGGCACTGAAGCAGGGTCTTGGGTAACCGTGACCCTGGAG AAAGGTGTCATCCCCAGCGTTCAGCTCCAGCTTCAGGAGGTGAAGAAGGGCAAAGTGAGCCAGTTCTTTGGGCTGATGGGGAAGCAGGTAGGAG GAATACCTCCTATCCAGCCAGAGAGAAAAATGGGTAAGTGTTATCCCAATATTCCCCTCGGGATGCTCCCTGGGGAGGGCCGAGTTGTCCTGGCCATGAAGTCAGGGAGGTGCGGGGAGCTCTGGCCAGGGACCAACACGCCAGGCTGGCATTGCTCAGGGTGGTCTGGCCACACGCTTGGCTTCCTAGTTGCTTCCTTAGAAGAGTGGTCTATGTATGTATGA